From the Lathyrus oleraceus cultivar Zhongwan6 chromosome 4, CAAS_Psat_ZW6_1.0, whole genome shotgun sequence genome, one window contains:
- the LOC127136583 gene encoding uncharacterized protein LOC127136583 gives MEDFIVTQTHSRIESMMERFVATQNLQNEEFRKQSLYTNETLRQLNTVVESLVTHNEALETQISLRAQTPLGPLPEKDADAVTITSEKYTENPKESDNEEGSGEKRVKIEKDPPTPPEREVVEEVEKEALCVVPPPYKSPIPFSRRSMEVKVDPKSECYEELLENIHTNAPLFEILNKKRKLEDRETR, from the coding sequence atggaggatttcattgTGACGCAAACTCACTCTAGGATAGAATCTATGATGGAACGCTTTGTGGCTACACAAAATCTTCAGAATGaagaatttagaaaacaaagtcttTATACTAATGAAACCCTTAGGCAGCTGAACACTGTGGTCGAGTCCCTCGTCACTCACAACGAGgcattggagactcaaatctccctgCGTGCGCAGACACCTCTAGGACCACTCCCTGAGAAAGATGCGGATGCTGTAACAATCACCAGTGAAAAATATACCGAAAATCCTAAGGAGAGTGATAATGAGGAGGGTTCAGGTGAGAAAAGAGTAAAGATTGAGAAAGATCCACCGACACCACCCGAAAGGGAGGTTGTCGAAGAGGTAGAGAAGGAAGCACTATGTGTTGTTCCTCCTCCCTATAAATCACCAATTCCTTTCTCGCGAAGGTCTATGGAAGTTAAGGTAGACCCCAAGTCTGAATGCTATGAGGAGCTATTAgaaaatatccacaccaatgcacCTTTATTTGAGATCCTGAATAAGAAGAGAAAATTAGAAGACCGTGAAACTAGGTAA